A region of Halalkaliarchaeum desulfuricum DNA encodes the following proteins:
- a CDS encoding creatininase family protein, with amino-acid sequence MYLADRTWPQLGEAMDGESLAVIPLGSTEQHGPHLPLATDHLIAESLARAASGRTGHVCTPTVDIGVSAHHKQFHGTLWVDPPAFRSYVESLARNLTYHGIDRIVFVNAHGGNVEPLREVGRRLREDRAAYAIEWMWNDSIPELVEELFEHPGPHGGPKETAMIMHVARELVDEDRLGDARDGGVVDLENTDSRKFGARTFYDAIDNSENGVFGDQTDATPEKGKQLFEAATDRLVALLEWLDDQPFEDLMPEPHVGTDRR; translated from the coding sequence ATGTACCTTGCGGACCGAACCTGGCCGCAGTTGGGCGAAGCGATGGACGGTGAATCCCTGGCGGTGATTCCGCTCGGATCGACCGAACAACACGGGCCTCATCTCCCGCTTGCAACCGATCACCTCATCGCGGAGTCACTGGCACGGGCAGCCTCCGGGCGAACGGGCCACGTCTGTACCCCGACAGTCGACATCGGCGTGAGTGCCCACCACAAACAGTTCCACGGCACGCTGTGGGTCGACCCGCCAGCGTTCCGGTCGTACGTCGAGAGCCTTGCCCGAAACCTGACGTATCACGGGATCGACCGCATCGTTTTCGTCAACGCTCACGGCGGCAACGTGGAACCGCTCCGTGAGGTCGGCCGTCGACTCCGTGAGGACCGGGCGGCGTACGCCATCGAGTGGATGTGGAACGACTCGATCCCGGAACTCGTCGAGGAACTGTTCGAGCATCCGGGACCCCACGGCGGACCGAAGGAGACGGCGATGATCATGCACGTCGCCCGCGAGCTGGTCGACGAAGACAGGCTCGGAGACGCACGCGACGGCGGCGTCGTCGACCTCGAGAACACGGATTCGCGCAAGTTCGGTGCCCGAACGTTCTACGACGCGATCGACAACTCCGAAAACGGCGTCTTCGGCGACCAGACTGACGCGACCCCTGAAAAGGGGAAACAGCTGTTCGAGGCGGCAACCGATCGGCTGGTCGCGCTTCTGGAGTGGCTCGACGACCAACCGTTCGAGGACCTCATGCCGGAGCCACATGTCGGTACGGATCGTCGCTGA
- a CDS encoding O-methyltransferase, whose translation MSHRTDTLETFLEATAPDPTPLQREMAETATELSFPIVGPVAGGVLAQLTRLTAADRVFEFGSGFGYSATWFVRGGATDVVCTEFDQDEVELGREFLADAGFKDRITFEYGDALETIERHDGPFDVVLIDHQKHRYAEAYDAVRPKLSDTAVVVADNVVRGPLDFEALSAHFSDGTPLPSNEEDEGTWGIGTYLKRVKRDTDAETVVLPVGSGIAVSAVTP comes from the coding sequence ATGAGTCACCGAACCGACACACTCGAGACGTTCCTCGAAGCGACTGCGCCCGATCCGACACCGCTCCAGCGGGAGATGGCCGAGACGGCAACCGAGCTCTCGTTTCCGATCGTCGGCCCCGTTGCCGGCGGTGTGCTCGCCCAGCTGACGCGCCTGACTGCTGCCGATCGGGTCTTCGAGTTCGGTTCGGGGTTCGGCTACTCTGCCACCTGGTTCGTTCGCGGTGGTGCGACGGACGTCGTCTGCACCGAATTCGATCAGGACGAAGTCGAACTCGGCCGGGAGTTTCTTGCCGACGCGGGTTTCAAGGATCGTATTACCTTCGAGTACGGCGACGCGTTGGAGACGATCGAACGCCACGACGGTCCGTTCGACGTGGTGCTGATCGACCATCAGAAACACCGGTACGCAGAGGCCTACGACGCAGTCAGGCCGAAGCTCTCCGACACCGCAGTCGTCGTCGCAGACAACGTGGTTCGGGGGCCCCTGGATTTCGAGGCGCTTTCGGCCCACTTCAGCGACGGCACGCCGTTGCCGTCCAACGAGGAGGACGAAGGAACCTGGGGGATCGGAACGTATCTGAAACGGGTGAAACGCGACACCGACGCCGAAACGGTCGTCCTTCCGGTCGGATCCGGGATCGCGGTATCGGCTGTCACTCCCTGA
- a CDS encoding nascent polypeptide-associated complex protein has translation MFGGGGMNPRKMKQMMEQMGIDVTELDATEVVIRTEGEEDLVFDAPQVTRMDAQGQQTYQIVGEPTRQEATAVAGDEAEAAETDEGDPDDGGIPDSDVEIVAARAGVPESTAREALEAEDGDLAAAINRLE, from the coding sequence ATGTTTGGAGGCGGCGGGATGAACCCGCGAAAGATGAAGCAGATGATGGAGCAGATGGGCATCGACGTCACCGAACTCGATGCCACCGAGGTCGTCATCCGTACCGAAGGCGAGGAGGACCTCGTCTTCGACGCTCCGCAGGTCACGCGGATGGACGCCCAGGGACAGCAGACCTACCAGATCGTCGGCGAACCCACCCGACAAGAGGCGACGGCGGTGGCCGGTGACGAAGCCGAGGCCGCCGAGACCGACGAGGGGGATCCGGACGACGGCGGCATCCCCGACTCGGACGTCGAAATCGTCGCCGCTCGGGCCGGCGTGCCCGAATCGACGGCCCGCGAGGCCCTCGAGGCCGAGGACGGCGACCTGGCGGCCGCGATCAACCGGCTGGAG